GGGTGCGTCTTTCCGGTGAATTCTCTATAAAATAAAATCTTGTAAGACTACCCTTATCGGCATAGTAAGGCACCATCAGGTTGTTGATTTCGCTGGTTTGCGCGTACAATGCCGCATTATCCTGCGATTGTGCCGGGGTAGTGATGGTAGTTACTCCACAGGTGGCGATTATTAAAAAGAACTTAGCAAGTTGTTGTTGGCCAAACATTGTTTTCGTGCTTTTTCTGGTTAGCAAAATCGTTCGGGATTAAACGGGCGTATATCCATTTCCGTTGGTGTGCGGGTGATCAGCTGGCTCACCAGTTTTCCGGTAGCTGCTCCCAGGCTGATGCCCAGCATAGAGTGTCCGGTGGCTATTGTGAGATTGGAATAGCGGGAGCTGTTGCCTATATAGGGCAATCCATCGGCGCTGCAGGGACGATAGCCGTGCCATACTTTTTCCTGTTCCGGGAGTGCTATATTCACTCCGGGGAAATAGCGGGTTACTGCGTTTAGTATGCCCTGCACCCGCTGCATGCGGGGCGGCGTGTTCAGTGGCGTTATTTCCATGGTTCCTCCGAAGCGGAGTTTGTGTTCATTCATAGGTGAAATGGCCACCCTGGCTTCGCTGAGGATAATGGAATGATGAATTTTACATGGCGCTTCATCTAAAGTCACGGAGTAACCACGACCGCCCACCATGGGGATATTCAGCTGTAATGTTTTTGCCAGCGCTGTACTCCATACACCGGCGGCCAGCACTACATGATCTGCCTCTATATCACCTTTGGTGGTTTTCAGCGCTTTCAGTTGTTTACCATCGGTATTGAATCCGGTTACTTCGCAGCCGGTCGTGAACTGTACTCCCAGCTTACGCAGATACGCCATCAGGCTGTTCATCAGCTGATTGGGATAAAGCTGTGCATCGCCGGGGAAAAAGATACCACCGAGTGCGTTCATGTCTACATCAGGTTCCATCTGCTGCAATCCGTCTCTTCCTACCAGCCGGGCTTCTATGCCCAGCTCCTTTGCTGCCTTTATCGTATCTACCGCATGATGGGCATTCTGCTCTGTCTGAAAAAGCTCTATCATACCTTTCGGCTCATAGGAGAATTGCAGGTCGGGGATGGCAGTCCATTCTTCGTATAGGCGTTTACTTAACAGGGCAATATCTCTCAGTGGAACAGCGGCATGTGCAACATGTTTTTTGTTTGCATGCTTTACAAAAGTACGGCCCCAGTTAATCAGATCGCCGTTAAGAGAGGGCTTTATATAAAACGGGCTTTGCGCGTTCAGCATCCACTTCAGGCCCTGCCATACGATACCCGGCGCTGCCAGCGGCACAAAATGGCTGGGGCAGATATACCCGGCATTACCGTAAGAGCATCCCTGCAGCATATCCGAGCGGTCGGTTACCGTTACCTGATGCCCGGCCTGTTGCAGATACAAAGCACTGCTTAAACCTATAATACCACCACCTATAATAACTACGTTCATATCGATTTAAATTACCTGCAATCCGTATGCATACGGATCATCATCAGGATCTATGGAAATAGTGTTATAACCGTAAACTCTTGCCCATCCTTCGATGCTGGGTCTTATGGCCGGGAAACTGCCCACATGGGTTTCTTCCTCGATGCGGCCAATAAAACGGGATCCTATGATACTTTCATGGATAAACTCATCTCCCCTTTTCAGTTTTCCCTGTGCATACCATTGGGCCATACGCGCGGAAGTGCCTGTACCACAGGGAGAGCGGTCGATGGCTTTATCTCCGTAAAAAACCGCATTACGTGCGGTAGAAGCAGGATCTATCACCACGCCGGTCCATAGTACATGCGAGCAGCCATTGATATGCGGGTTATCCGGATGTACGAAAGTATGTTTTTCGTTGATGCGTTTACGTAGTTCCCTTGCCCAGCTGATCAGTTGTGAAGCCGTGAAATGTTCAAGGCCGGGGAAATTCGTTTGTGCGTCAACGATAGCATAGTAGTTGCCCCCATAGGATACATCTACCTTCAGCATTCCCAGGTCGGGGCATTCTACTTCAATGCCCGTAGCAGCGAGGTAAGACGGCACATTTGTCAGTTTAACACTCTTTACTTTATTACCTTCCTGCCGGTAGCTGATCTCTACCAGCCCCGCAGGTGCTTCCATTCTCACCTTGCCGGGAGTTTTCGGTTTGATCAATCCTTCTTCAATACCGATAGTAATAGTACCGATGGTACCATGACCACACATCGGCAGGCAGCCGCTGGTTTCAATGAACAGCACTGCCACATCGTTAGCCGGATCATGCGGCGGGTACAGGATACTGCCGCTCATCATATCATGGCCACGGGGCTCAAACATAAGTCCTTTGCGGATCCAGTCGTATTCCCGGAGAAAATGGTTCCGCTTTTCACTCATATTATTGCCATTCAGCTGCGGGCCGCCACCAGCTACGAGTCGCACGGGGTTACCACAAGTATGTGCATCTATGCAAAAAAATGTATGCTTCACAGGTTATCTAATTATCAGTTAATAAAACGGGTACGCCGGAAGGGCGCATATTCCTGTAACAATAATACACCGGGATACCGAGGAGCACAATACCCAATCCGGGCCAGGTGTACATGGGTTTATATATCAGTAACGAAAGACAGATAACGGTGGCAGCCACAATATATACGGCAGGCAGCCAGGGGTAGCCGAATGCCTTATAGGGCCTCGGCAGCTCCGGTCTTTTACGCCGCAGTCTGAATATGCCGGCAATCGTGAGGATATAGAATATCAACACCACGAAGATGACGTATTCGAGCAGCTGGTTATAACGGCCGCTCAGGCATAATACGGATGCCCAGGCGCATTGCAGCCAGAGGGCTTTTCCGGGTACCGCGTTGCGGTTCAATTTCTCCATTTGCTTAAAGAACAGGCCATCTTTCGCCATGGTATAGCAAACCCTGGCGCCCGATAAAATAAGCCCGTTGTTGCAGCCAAATGTAGAAATCATGAGCAGCACTGCGATGATGGCGGTACCTCCTGCCCCGAAAATATGCCGGGAAGCTACTACTCCCACACGATCATTTTCAGCAAAGGCAATTTCCTGCAGAGGAAGTATGCCCAGGTACATCAGATTGGTGAGCAGGTAGATGGCCGTTACCAGCAAGGTACCAAAGAACAGGCTGAGACCAATATTCTTTTCCGGCTTTTTTATTTCGCCGGCGATGAAGGTTACATTGTTCCAGGAGTCGCTGCTGAACAGGCTGCCCACCATGCTGCCGGCAATAGCGCCCATGACGGTGAAGCCCGCGTAGGGCAACAGTGAAGCACCGGGTGCAGAGAGCCTGCCCAGGGAGAAACCGCTTTCCCAATTGCGACTCCAGGTATGCCCGTCGGCCGCCGCCAGGCCAAAGATGATCAATCCCAGTAAAGCGGCGATTTTAGTGAGTGTAAAAACCGTCTGGATGACCTTTCCTTCTTTCACGCCCCTTGTATTGACGAATGTCAGGAAGACAATCAATACAATCGCCGTCAGCTGAGCGGCCGACACCTGGATGAATCCCAGGCTGGCAATGATATTCTTCTCTCCTAACGAAGGAAACAGGTAAGCGGAGAATTTAGCAAAAGCCACGCCTACAGCGGCGATGGAGCCGGCTTGTATGATGGTAAGAAAACTCCAGCCGAACAGAAATCCCGTAAGCGGACCGAATGCTTCTTTCAGGTATACGTACTGTCCGCCGGCGCGGGGGAACATACCGCTTAGTTCCCCGTAGCTGAGTGCTGCGGTGAGTGTGAGCAGGCCGGTGATGATCCATATCAGCACCAGCCAGCCTGCGGAGCCGGTGTTACGTGTGATATCCGCACTTACTATAAATATCCCGGAGCCTATCATAGAACCGGCTACTACCATGGTAGCATCCAGTAATCCGAACGAGCGCCGGAATGACTTTGGTTGATTTGACATAGCTTACGTTTATCTGGTGAATTCGTTATCTGTCAATCGCCATATACCACGTGGATTATTGTTTTTCAGTTCATCAGGAAGTAATTGATCAGGGAATCCCTGAAAGCAAACGGGTCGCACCCATCGCCGGATGGCGGCAGTGCCTACTGAAGTATATCGTGCATCGGTGGTAGCGGGGAAAGGTCCGCCATGTACCATAGCAGCGCACACCTCTACCCCTGTAGGCGCGGCATTCAGGATAACGCGTCCGGCCAGTGTAGTTTGCAGGGCTATCACATCGGGCCAGTTGCTGAGATCCGTGTCGGTAGCCATGATGGAGCTGGTGAGTTGTCCTTTTACGGTTTTTAGTACCTGCAGCAGTTCCGTCTTATCACGGCATGCCACGAGGAGTGCATAGGGCCCGAACACTTCTTCGCGCAGGTGCGGGTTGGCCAGGAAGGCCGAACCAGTGGTAGCAGCCAGGGAAGGTGCTACAGGCGCGTCTTCTGCGGTGGCAGTTTCCGGCAGTGCGCCTATCAGTGTTACTTCCTGCTGGGCCAGCATACCGTCGCGTCCCTGCAGAAAAGCGTGTCTGATACCGGTATGCAGCATTTTCTGCGGCGCTGTTTTCTCGATGGCAGCGTGAAGCAGCGTTTGGAAACGATTGAATGCTTCTCCCTCTAATCCCAGCAGCAGACCGGGATTCGTGCAAAACTGGCCGGCGCCCAGCGTTACAGAGGCGGCAAAGGTTTCGGCCAGCTGAGTGGCTCTTGTTTCCAGTGCTTCCGGATAAAAAACAACCGGGTTAACGCTGCCCATCTCGGCGAATACCGGGATAGGTGTTTCCCGCTGCGAAGCGTATGCACTCAATGCTTTGCCTCCGGCCAGAGAGCCGGTGAAGCCCACAGCCGTTGTGGAAGGGTGCATCACCAGTTCCCGGCCTGCTTCATTGCCTCCGGTTACATGTTGCACGGTATGTTCAGGCATGTCGCTTTTTATGATGGCAGTGCTGATGGCTTCAAACATCAGCAGAGAAGTAGCTCCGTGGGCAGGATGGGCTTTCACCACTACCGTAGCACCAGCGGCCAGTGCGCTCACGGTATCGCCGCCGGCAGTAGAAAAAGCAAAGGGAAAATTGCTGGCGCCAAAAACAACCACAGGCCCTACCGGCAGGAGCATACGACGTATATCAGCCCTGGCAGGGGTTTCCCGCTGCCTATCGATCACCGCTTCCACCCAGCTGCCTTCTCTGATCAGCTGTGCAAACAGTTGCAGCTGGAAAGTGGTACGGTTGATTTCCCCGTTCAGCCGGGCATCAGGAAGATTCGTTTCCCTGCCGGCCGTGGCTACCAGCTGTTCGCGCCGTACATTGATTTCACCGGCGATAGTTTCCAGGAATGCCGCCCGCTGCACCGGTTCCACCTGTTTGTAACGGTCGAATGCCAGCGCGGCCTGCTGCATAATATTGTCTATACTCATGTGTGTCTTTTTCAGATGATTTAAAGCGACAGGTAATCCGGCAATGCGGGTCTTTTCGCTACTCCTTCCCGGATTACTTTCAGCACTCTTTCTCTTTCAGCGCCAATCAACGGCAACCGGGGCGCACGTACCTGTTCGCTGCCGAGACCTACTTCCGCCTCCGCCAGTTTGATATACTGTACCAGTTTAGGATACAGATCCAGCTCCAGCAAAGGCAGGAACCAGCGTTGAATATCCAGGGCTTCCTGTATCCTGCCGGCTTTTACAAGACGGTAAATGGCAACGGTTTCTGCAGGAAAGGCGGCTACCAGTCCGCCTACCCATCCATCTGCTCCCAGCACCAGTTCTTCCAGCGCGATGGTATCCAGTCCGCATAAAATCTTAAAACGGTCGCCAAAACGGTTGATCATACGCGTTACATTAGATACATCGCGGGTCGATTCCTTTACCGCCTGTATATTAGGCAGTGCCTGTAGCTGGTCGAAGATATCCAGCGTTACTTCTATCTTATAATCCACCGGGTTGTTATAGATCATGATAGGCAAATCCGTTGATGCCGCCACGGTTTTAAAATACTCCGCAGTTTCCCTTTCGTCGGTGCGGTAACGCATGGGAGGCAGCAGCATCAGGCCTTTCGCGCCCCACTGTTTTGCCAGCGCGGCTTGTCTGATGGCTTCGTGGGTTGCCCCTTCCGCGATGTTCAACACAACGGGGATCTTCCCTGCCACCTTTTCTACGGTAAACTTTGTCAGCGCTTCTTTTTCAGCCTCACTGATAGTACTGGCCTCGCCCAGGGAGCCGCCCAGTATGATCCCATCAATACCTGCAGCCAGCTGTGCTTTCAGGTTCTTTTCGAATAACGGCAGATCCAGTTCGTCTGCAGCAGTGAATTTGGTTGTAATAGCAGGAAATACCCCTTTCCAATCAATAGACATAATTTGTTTTTTTTCAAAAGTATCTCAATCCTTCCCGGAGCACCGTACCGATCCTAATCAATTGTTACCTGATATTAACCAGTTTTGACCGTCAGCGACCATGATTACCATATTTTAACCCTTCAGACAGATGATCATGTATTTTTACGGTTAATATTTGTAATATTGGGTAGTCTGATTGCTATCAACCGTAACAACATGAAAGTATTGCAGTTTACCGTGCCAGTGCCGGCGGATAAATCGATTATAGTACAGAAAGATGTACTTCCTTATTTCTATCCACATCTGCACCGTCATCAGGAGGTGCAGCTAACCTGGGTACAGCAGGGCGAAGGCACGCTGGTAGCCGATAATAATATGCATGCTTTCCGTTCCAACGAAATCTTCTGGCTGGGCGCCAACCAGCCTCATATTTTTAAAAGCGACCCGGTTTATTTCCAGCCGAAAAGCAGGAAGAAGATCGTGGCGCTGGTGATCTTTTTCAATCCTGATGGAGCGTTGTCTGCCTTATTCAACCTCCCGGAAATGAAGCTGCTCAGGAACTTCGTACAACAATCGCAGGGCGGCTTCAAAGTCTCTCCCCTTCACACGGCGGAGATTTCCGGGCAAATGCTCCGGATCAGCAACAGCGGTGGCGCCGAACAACTGATGTATTTCGTAGAACTGCTCCGGATGCTCTCCGGATACCCGGATATTACCCCATTGGCCAACATCAACAAAACTGCCATGGTGAGCGATCATGAGGGTCTTCGTGTGGGTAATATCTACAGTTATATTATGCATAACTATGATCAGGCTATTACCCTGGAAGACGCAGCCAGACAGGTTCATATGACACCACATGCTTTCTGTCGTTTCTTTAAGAAGCATACCCGGCATACGTTTGTATCCTTCCTCAATGAAGTACGGGTAAATGAGGCCTGCAAAAAACTAACCGACGGGAATTACGATAATATTGCCAATGTAGCCTATACCTGTGGTTTTAACAGCATTACCAATTTCAACCGCGTCTTTAAATCAGTTACCGGAAAATCCCCCAGCCAATACCTCAATACATTTTTTCATAACGTCTGATTCCTTTATTAGTGTTTAATATACACTTAATAAAGAAGCTGTTTATCTAAATTACACATTATTGTCAAAACAACACTTAACATATTTCAAACACAACACTGCAATCGATTATAGGATAATATATGATTACAATCGGTTAATTCTTCTGCATACTTCCTGCTGTCTTACGCCTACTTTTATCTTGCTAATTAAATTTCCGGGGGCCTCTCAACCTGTCAACCAAACGTTATTCAAATGGTATCATTTATCAAGTCGGCAGTTGTGCTGCTATCACTTTCTGTATTCATTACATTCCCCGTTTTCGCACAACAACGGGTACTTACCGGCACTGTTACAGACTCAACCGGCGCGCCGGTTCCCGGGGCCACTATCAGGGAAAAGGGCGGCAAAGGAGCCACCACCTGCGGGCCTGACGGCAATTTCCGGCTCAGCGCCGATGCGCAGCATGCGCTGATCATCTCCAACATCGGCTATCAGTCGGTAGAGGTACCCATTGGTACCCGCAGCAATTTCAGCATTGTACTTAGCGGCAATACTTCCGCGCTGAATACGGTGGTGGTGACTGCGTTAGGCGTGCGCCGGGAGAAGCGTAACCTTACCTTCAGTTCTCAGCAGCTGAATGGCGCGGAACTGGTGAAAACAAAGGAGCCTAACATCGTCAATACCCTTGCCGGAAAAGTGCCGGGGCTGCAGATCACCAGTTCTTCC
The genomic region above belongs to Chitinophaga sp. 180180018-3 and contains:
- a CDS encoding dihydrodipicolinate synthase family protein, translating into MSIDWKGVFPAITTKFTAADELDLPLFEKNLKAQLAAGIDGIILGGSLGEASTISEAEKEALTKFTVEKVAGKIPVVLNIAEGATHEAIRQAALAKQWGAKGLMLLPPMRYRTDERETAEYFKTVAASTDLPIMIYNNPVDYKIEVTLDIFDQLQALPNIQAVKESTRDVSNVTRMINRFGDRFKILCGLDTIALEELVLGADGWVGGLVAAFPAETVAIYRLVKAGRIQEALDIQRWFLPLLELDLYPKLVQYIKLAEAEVGLGSEQVRAPRLPLIGAERERVLKVIREGVAKRPALPDYLSL
- a CDS encoding FAD-dependent oxidoreductase, which produces MNVVIIGGGIIGLSSALYLQQAGHQVTVTDRSDMLQGCSYGNAGYICPSHFVPLAAPGIVWQGLKWMLNAQSPFYIKPSLNGDLINWGRTFVKHANKKHVAHAAVPLRDIALLSKRLYEEWTAIPDLQFSYEPKGMIELFQTEQNAHHAVDTIKAAKELGIEARLVGRDGLQQMEPDVDMNALGGIFFPGDAQLYPNQLMNSLMAYLRKLGVQFTTGCEVTGFNTDGKQLKALKTTKGDIEADHVVLAAGVWSTALAKTLQLNIPMVGGRGYSVTLDEAPCKIHHSIILSEARVAISPMNEHKLRFGGTMEITPLNTPPRMQRVQGILNAVTRYFPGVNIALPEQEKVWHGYRPCSADGLPYIGNSSRYSNLTIATGHSMLGISLGAATGKLVSQLITRTPTEMDIRPFNPERFC
- a CDS encoding amino acid permease; amino-acid sequence: MSNQPKSFRRSFGLLDATMVVAGSMIGSGIFIVSADITRNTGSAGWLVLIWIITGLLTLTAALSYGELSGMFPRAGGQYVYLKEAFGPLTGFLFGWSFLTIIQAGSIAAVGVAFAKFSAYLFPSLGEKNIIASLGFIQVSAAQLTAIVLIVFLTFVNTRGVKEGKVIQTVFTLTKIAALLGLIIFGLAAADGHTWSRNWESGFSLGRLSAPGASLLPYAGFTVMGAIAGSMVGSLFSSDSWNNVTFIAGEIKKPEKNIGLSLFFGTLLVTAIYLLTNLMYLGILPLQEIAFAENDRVGVVASRHIFGAGGTAIIAVLLMISTFGCNNGLILSGARVCYTMAKDGLFFKQMEKLNRNAVPGKALWLQCAWASVLCLSGRYNQLLEYVIFVVLIFYILTIAGIFRLRRKRPELPRPYKAFGYPWLPAVYIVAATVICLSLLIYKPMYTWPGLGIVLLGIPVYYCYRNMRPSGVPVLLTDN
- a CDS encoding AraC family transcriptional regulator; its protein translation is MKVLQFTVPVPADKSIIVQKDVLPYFYPHLHRHQEVQLTWVQQGEGTLVADNNMHAFRSNEIFWLGANQPHIFKSDPVYFQPKSRKKIVALVIFFNPDGALSALFNLPEMKLLRNFVQQSQGGFKVSPLHTAEISGQMLRISNSGGAEQLMYFVELLRMLSGYPDITPLANINKTAMVSDHEGLRVGNIYSYIMHNYDQAITLEDAARQVHMTPHAFCRFFKKHTRHTFVSFLNEVRVNEACKKLTDGNYDNIANVAYTCGFNSITNFNRVFKSVTGKSPSQYLNTFFHNV
- a CDS encoding aldehyde dehydrogenase (NADP(+)), producing the protein MSIDNIMQQAALAFDRYKQVEPVQRAAFLETIAGEINVRREQLVATAGRETNLPDARLNGEINRTTFQLQLFAQLIREGSWVEAVIDRQRETPARADIRRMLLPVGPVVVFGASNFPFAFSTAGGDTVSALAAGATVVVKAHPAHGATSLLMFEAISTAIIKSDMPEHTVQHVTGGNEAGRELVMHPSTTAVGFTGSLAGGKALSAYASQRETPIPVFAEMGSVNPVVFYPEALETRATQLAETFAASVTLGAGQFCTNPGLLLGLEGEAFNRFQTLLHAAIEKTAPQKMLHTGIRHAFLQGRDGMLAQQEVTLIGALPETATAEDAPVAPSLAATTGSAFLANPHLREEVFGPYALLVACRDKTELLQVLKTVKGQLTSSIMATDTDLSNWPDVIALQTTLAGRVILNAAPTGVEVCAAMVHGGPFPATTDARYTSVGTAAIRRWVRPVCFQGFPDQLLPDELKNNNPRGIWRLTDNEFTR
- a CDS encoding 4-hydroxyproline epimerase, translating into MKHTFFCIDAHTCGNPVRLVAGGGPQLNGNNMSEKRNHFLREYDWIRKGLMFEPRGHDMMSGSILYPPHDPANDVAVLFIETSGCLPMCGHGTIGTITIGIEEGLIKPKTPGKVRMEAPAGLVEISYRQEGNKVKSVKLTNVPSYLAATGIEVECPDLGMLKVDVSYGGNYYAIVDAQTNFPGLEHFTASQLISWARELRKRINEKHTFVHPDNPHINGCSHVLWTGVVIDPASTARNAVFYGDKAIDRSPCGTGTSARMAQWYAQGKLKRGDEFIHESIIGSRFIGRIEEETHVGSFPAIRPSIEGWARVYGYNTISIDPDDDPYAYGLQVI